Proteins encoded in a region of the Epinephelus lanceolatus isolate andai-2023 chromosome 20, ASM4190304v1, whole genome shotgun sequence genome:
- the cpa6 gene encoding carboxypeptidase A6 has protein sequence MVLDHKSAFRASVLLACVIICSNMLCPVGAYLYNNRYAGDQVFRITPSNDEEVQVLKNILGHMKVDFWQPNSATLICQNVTVDVHVKHNDTRGLRARLKREHIDYRVFISNLQKEIEKQTGYRSSRKRRSESQYDYEVYHSLEEIQSWMFEMNRTNSDLVDMFSIGKSYEGRPLYVLQIGKRSRHQKKAVWIDCGVHAREWIGPAFCQWFVKEAINSYQHDSVMRRLLNQLNFYIMPVFNVDGYHFSWTTDRFWRKTRSKNHKFHCRGVDANRNWKVKWCEEGASSHPCDDTYCGPFPESEPEVKAVAKFLRKHKKRVKAYISIHAYAQMLLYPYSYKYATIPNFNCVELAAHNAVTALYSAYGVRYRYGPASTTLYVSSGSSIDWAYRNGIPYAFAFELRDTGYFGFLLPESLINPTCTETMRAVKAIASGLLKKCETDRDRFPYI, from the exons ATGGTACTGGATCATAAGAGCGCATTTCGCGCCTCCGTTTTGCTGGCGTGTGTGATAATCTGCAGTAACATGCTATGTCCCGTCGGTGCCTATCTCTACAACAACCGCTACGCAGG TGATCAAGTCTTCAGGATAACCCCGAGTAATGACGAGGAGGTCCAAGTGCTCAAGAACATTCTGGGACACATGAAG GTGGACTTCTGGCAGCCCAACAGTGCCACTCTAatctgtcaaaatgtcacagtggACGTCCATGtgaaacacaatgacacacGAGGCTTACGTGCACGCTTAAAGCGGGAACATATTGATTATCG GGTGTTTATCTCCAATCTGCAGAAGGAAATTGAAAAGCAGACGGGATATCGCTCCTCTCGCAAGCGGAGGTCAGAGTCTCAGTATGACTACGAGGTTTACCACTCACTGGAAGAG ATCCAGAGCTGGATGTTTGAGATGAACAGAACCAACTCTGACTTGGTTGACATGTTCTCCATCGGGAAGTCATACGAGGGAAGACCGCTTTATGTGCTTCAG ATAGGAAAGAGAAGTCGTCATCAGAAGAAAGCTGTTTGGATCGACTGTGGCGTCCATGCCAGGGAGTGGATAGGACCTGCCTTCTGCCAGTGGTTTGTCAAAGAG GCCATCAACTCATACCAGCATGACTCGGTGATGAGACGACTGCTGAACCAGCTCAACTTCTACATCATGCCTGTCTTCAACGTGGATGGATATCACTTCAGCTGGACCACG GATCGGTTCTGGAGGAAAACACGGTCCAAAAACCACAAGTTCCACTGCAGAGGAGTGGATGCTAACAGAAACTGGAAAGTCAAATGGTGTG AGGAAGGTGCCTCTTCTCATCCCTGTGATGACACGTACTGTGGTCCCTTCCCTGAGTCTGAACCTGAAGTCAAGGCCGTCGCCAAGTTCTTGCGCAAGCACAAGAAGCGTGTCAAAGCCTATATATCCATCCACGCCTACGCCCAAATGCTGCTTTATCCCTATTCTTACAAGTATGCCACTATCCCCAACTTCAACTGTGTG GAGTTGGCAGCTCATAACGCAGTGACAGCCCTGTACTCTGCCTATGGAGTGAGGTACAGATACGGACCTGCCTCCACAACCCTGT ATGTCAGCTCAGGCAGCTCTATAGACTGGGCCTACAGAAACGGGATCCCATACGCATTTGCATTTGAGTTGAGGGACACAGGATACTTTGGCTTTCTCCTGCCTGAGTCCCTGATCAACCCGACCTGCACTGAGACTATGCGGGCAGTGAAGGCCATTGCATCAGGTCTGCTTAAGAAGTGTGAAACAGATCGGGACAGATTTCCATATATATGA